DNA sequence from the Acidobacteriota bacterium genome:
AGCTTTGTAGCCCGCAACGTACGATTCGTTGTAAGCAGCTCCGCCGCCAGCCTGTGCCATTGAAGCCACAGCCAAAAGGGCGATAGCGAGCGTTGCAAAAAGAACGTATTTCATGTTTTTCATATAGTTATCTCCTGTTTTTAATAGAAGACTCAATGATCGACCCGTTATCGCAAACCTGCCGGCATTTAATATCGCCGTTGGTATTATTTCGCCTCGCTTCCGGTATGCCGCGGATTTTATACTCCGTAGAGTCCGCGTCTCCTGCGTGCGGGCATAGTTGCTATAAACACAGGTTTTCAATTTCGACCCGACCTGAGTCTGTTTTTCTGGAGAGCAAGCTAAACGCCTGATCTCTGAAACTTTATTACGCGTGAGCGACGGTGGCTTCGCCGTGATGCTCTTCCGCATGGTCATCGTCGTGATGTTCATGCGGTACGTGTGAAACTTCGCCGATGTAGATCATCGACAGAAGTGTGAATACAAATGCCTGAACGAATGCAACGAAAACACCGAGCAGCGTCAGTATCAGCGGCACCACGAAATGGGTAAAGGGCGGAGCAAGGTTCGTGATCTGCACGAATACCTGCTCGTCCGAGAACATGTTCGCAAAGAGTCGAACACCGAGCGTGAACGGCCTGATCGAGCTTGAGATGATCTCAATGACAAAGATCAGCGGCGTAATGATCAGCGCCATCACGAATGGAAGTTTTGGCCCCGCAAAGTGCGCGATGTGGCCGAATAACCCATTCTCTGAAATACCGACGTAGTTGTAATAAACGAATGAAGCGATACCGAGTGCAAATGTCACATTCACCGAAGCGGTGGGCGACATGAACATCGGGAACTGGCCCATCAGGTTCGAAACGAGGATCAGGATGCCGAAGGTCGCGACGACCGGGAAGTGGCGTGCTCCGTGATCGCCGATAATGCTCCCGATCATATCTTTGATCGTGAGATAGCCGGCTTCGAGCGTGAGCTGGCCCGGGTTCGGATCGTCTTCAGAAAGCTTGCCCTTGAGCAAATAGACGATGAAAACGGTCAGCAAACACGCGATCACGAACATGATCGTGTACCACGGTATGGCGTTCTCGACCGTGTAGGCACCGAACGCTTTCTCAGCCGTCGTGCCGAATTTTGAGAACACGTACTTGTTCCACATCGGCTCGGTGTACGTTTTTTGAAAATGGTAAACCGGCTCACCGAGGTAGTGGTTAATGAATTCTACGATCAGTGGAGCGTGATGACCGCCCTCTTCAGCTAATAAGAACATCTTGAGATCCTTCTATAAAGAACTTTTAAAAATATTTTTCAATCCCTGCAAAACCACTGCAAATGCAAATGCCGCGAGTCCCGCGATCACGGCGACGATCGGAAATGCACCAGTCGAGTGGACGAGCCACAGAATGCCGCCGAGAGCAGCGTAGCGGAGAATGTATTTCGCCGCCAGAATTCCGGTCGAGGCCATAGCGTTCTGGCTAAAGATCGCGCGAGTTGAGCGGTCGAGCCAGAGATAATTGGCAAACGACAAAACGCCGCCAAAAATCACGCCAAATCCGAACGATGTGCCGCGAAAAGTAAATCCGGCTATCGCCATGACCACAACGAGCCCGGCCATGGCGGCCAGTATCCCGCCGTGACGTATCGGCTTCGGTGCATTTTCAGTTGTCAACGGATCAAAATTCTCGCCCATTGCGAATCCTATATTTTACAGGC
Encoded proteins:
- the atpB gene encoding F0F1 ATP synthase subunit A, with product MFLLAEEGGHHAPLIVEFINHYLGEPVYHFQKTYTEPMWNKYVFSKFGTTAEKAFGAYTVENAIPWYTIMFVIACLLTVFIVYLLKGKLSEDDPNPGQLTLEAGYLTIKDMIGSIIGDHGARHFPVVATFGILILVSNLMGQFPMFMSPTASVNVTFALGIASFVYYNYVGISENGLFGHIAHFAGPKLPFVMALIITPLIFVIEIISSSIRPFTLGVRLFANMFSDEQVFVQITNLAPPFTHFVVPLILTLLGVFVAFVQAFVFTLLSMIYIGEVSHVPHEHHDDDHAEEHHGEATVAHA
- a CDS encoding ATP synthase subunit I, whose protein sequence is MGENFDPLTTENAPKPIRHGGILAAMAGLVVVMAIAGFTFRGTSFGFGVIFGGVLSFANYLWLDRSTRAIFSQNAMASTGILAAKYILRYAALGGILWLVHSTGAFPIVAVIAGLAAFAFAVVLQGLKNIFKSSL